Part of the Labrus bergylta chromosome 19, fLabBer1.1, whole genome shotgun sequence genome, aatacgttATACTAATCGTGCTCCCTTTAGGGTTATTGGCACAGAGAAGGGTACCAGCAACAACTGAGATGTTTATAAAATtcaacaaagacattttgttttctcttagAGAGACGACTGCAGTGTTTGTATCATGGTTTGTATGCGAATACatgtagagagaaagagaaagagaccgGAAGTAGCCCGTCAAATGTGGCTCTGCTTGCTTCAGTACCACGGACAGCAGCACTGCCTTCACATATTGATCTTTTGGCTCGTAATAACGACTGTGCAAGTGTGTCGTGTTACAGATGGACAGCTGTGGGCATGCAGTTTTTAATTAAACGTCAAGTGAAGTGAAATAATCTGCAGGAATGTCACACAaagttgccaaaaaaaaaaaaaaaatcctcttggTGCAAGTGTCACTTTGACGTTGAAATTCCTCCTGCGAGTATAGGAGGCTACAGATAGCCCAAGCAGCTGACTTGAGGCTTAGTAGGTTACCATAAGATACGGccataatttacattttttttgttttttctctcgtGGTCAAACAGCGGCGTATCTCTGAGTTTGAAGTGCAATTGTCTCATTCacgtctgcagcagcagcagcagcagctaggGTTGTAGTTGTAGTCAAATGTCATGTGTAGTAGTGCATAGGTAAATCTATCACATGATCGCTCAGCGTCTCTGAGCagaaggcagcagcagcagcagcaggagaagcaggagcagcaggagcaggaggagcggGGCTTCATGTAAACACACCGCGCACAGGGctttgtttcacacacacacacacacacacacacacactcgtcgCAGGCATCCCCGTTCTTCTAGTCATGCCATGGATATTTTGTGGCAATACCAGTTCAGGATAATTTTACTCGGGGACTCCACGGTGGGCAAGTCGTCGTTGCTGAAGCGCTTCACGGACGGAATTTACAGCGATGTGGCGGACCCGACGGTCGGGGTAGATTTTTATGCCCGCTCGCTTGATGTCGAGCCCGGGGTGAAAATAAAGCTCCAGCTCTGGGACACTGCTGGCCAGGAACGATTCAGGTAAATCATAAAATTAGCCTCAATGTATGATCTCCAAAAATTGAATGTGGCGACCAATCCTTCACCGAGGTGATTTAAATAATGTAGAGGCCTTTGCTCGCTGTCGTGTTTGGCTCATGtaaaaagaaaccctttaaatTTAATTAAGGCTattcccccccctctcctcctccctcgttGTGATGTAATGAAGTGAGTGTggacagtgggggggggggaaagaagATTATATTGGCCTCGATCTGCCGATGCCCTCGCCCTTATAATAACAGCGAAAATGGAGTTGCATCATTGCATTCATTCACGGGTGGATGATGGGCAGCCTCCTCATGTTTAGGCCTCAGATTGAGATACTGACTCAACAGTCTCCAGGGCAACACAAATATGACAACCATGTCCTCAGATCTCAGTGTTTAGCATTCGTCTAGCCTACCCTGTTGCTTGTTCTGTTTCATGATGTGTCCCCGGCTGTCATGGGTAATTTTCCTGTGTCTGGAAGAAGCAGCTCTTCTGCTTTCAGATCTGCTTTTCTCGTTTGAAGCCAAAGCATCAGAGGGTGTTTTCCTGTCACAGGCTTCACCACATAAGACTTGTACTTCTTCTCTGAGAGTGGTTTGTGAAATCAGTCagctttattcaaagaaaaaaataaaaaaaaaataaacctgtgcACTGCAATGTCTAAAGCAGAAATCATGCCAGATCATTGCCATGCTTGGTGTAGCGGGGCAACAAATCCAGGGTCTGTGACATTTTAGGGCCCAAAAtctattacatttttttcaaccaTAGCCAGTTTGTTGAAATGCAAATTgcctagtatttttttttgcattctaaTTCGACGTCTCCATACCATCACTTATCTGCGTATGGACAAATGTTCTGAGTGAAGGAAGTTTAGTATTTTTGTTCTAGCCATCTTGGAAGTGACCATATTGAGAACAGAAGGTCAGAAGGTCAAAAGGTCTTGGTTATCATTGAAAGGTCCGGGTGGGGGGGAGCATAATTTCCTAAATGAACATCATACTGTAATGGAGAAGATTTAAACATTGGGAATGAGATACATGAGCGGATTAGGAAACTTTATGAAGTAATTATTAAAATTGATAATAGGCTACTGGAGCACTGAtggccccatgtacagaggaacGTCCTCCAtacaagcgggcggcccgggtttgggTCTTTAACCTcattcaccactctctctcctggttaCCTACTCATCCTACTGTCCTATCAAATTAAGGCAAACAAGCCAGAAATCTTTCAAAAAGGAAATAGACATCTTTTTTATGGGCTTTTATGCAATAGATTTTTTTGCAACCAATTTAGTCGCCCCCCCCTTGCCGACCTTTAGAAAGAATGCTGGTTTAAAGTGCATGCAGCATTTTTACGGCACAATTCAAAGAAGCtatactttgactttttgtaTTATAGTCTATGTTTTTGCCACGTTTCAGGGCCTTTTTTGTTACCATGTGTTATATTCTAGtgtaatattttgtgttttacatgATGCCTACACATTTAAACGTGCCCCAGAAACAGAGCAGAACCACTTCACAATTTGGACGTTAAATTCCAATCAAATTGATGTCATTCATGCATTTTGGCTTTTTGGCATTTGGcattttgagttttttcttCGGCATTCCTTCAACCCATTCTATTACAAGTTAATCCAGCCAAAATTGCATTGTTTTGAGTTTATGCTGCTGTAGTACGCCAGATTGCAGCAGTTATGTGTCTCGCTAGATACGTTAAAACTGCAACTCTTTGGGGACAGGTTAGCTGTGCTTAACAAGCACTCTGATGCTGGACAGAATGCAAATGGTTGATGTCTAATCTTAGATATCATTGGCTCGAGCTAAGCTGGGCCTGACCTATCAAACAGGTGATCAAACTCGGCACTGGTCAGCATCATGTAGCTGTAGCTGTAAAGTTGATTTAAACGGAGCTATGTGAGCCTCATGGGGACATGATAGTGTTTTGTTATTAAAGAATTACCATGTTGGGCTTGACTACCACAAATAACCAAAATGAAGAATCATTGTTAAACTGGAATGGTTAACTTGAGGTTGTTTTATTGACGTTAGTTTTGCCTGAAGATTTAAAAACTTCCTTTCACAAGACTTAAGCGTTCATTTATCTACTCAACAGGTCCATCACGACATCATACTACCGTAACTCCGTGGGTGGGCTGCTCGTCTTCGATCTCACCAACAGGAAGACCTTCGACCATGTGAAGGAGTGGCACAAGGAGGTGAGTGAGCACATCCTGCCTCACCACATGGTCTACATCCTCATCGGCCACAAGAGCGACCTCAACAAAGACCGCAAGGTGAGCCGGGACGAGGCGGAGCAGCTGGCGGCCGAGCTCGGCATCCGCTACGTGGAGACGTCGGCCAAGTGCAACAGCAACGTGGACCGAGCCTTCGAGCTGCTGACCAGGGACATCTACGAGCTGATGAAGATGGGGGAGATTGTCACCCGCGACGGATGGGATGGCGTGAAGAGCGGCCTCACTGCCAAGGTCCTCTACCCGGAGGACGAAGAGGAGCTGGCCGCCGCGACGGCTGAAAAGGGCTGCCACTGCTGACTTAGAACTCTCTGAGTCCAAACACTGTCTTCTTGTCACACCAAGAGCTCACCTCGTCTCACAGCCGTCCATCCAAACCAAGTCTCTCAGGCTTAGCACCCTGAAATCACCATCCATCACCCCCTCACCTTGTGCTCCGTGCCCTTTCTGTGTTCAGGTTGTTATGACAACTGGAGTTTTATCTAAGACGAGGGTTGTACACCCCGATGTGTATCTTTTAGGCAAGTTGTATCTCTAAATCCACATGGTGTAGCatgaaacagcctgtttgagacCATAGGTTCAGAAAGCTGTATGTGGCCAATACTCCTTTACACAGCCCGTGGGGTTAATGGACTTCTGAGCATACTGAAGGTACAGAGAAATCAATGGACTGTGCCATCCTGTTGTCTGGCATCTATTGTGGGTTTCTACCTGTCAAAGTGGTGTGCGATGCTTTTCCTGCAATCGTTTGTGActgtaaaactgtaaataatagTGAAATCTATAGAGATAAAAGCTGAAAGGTCACAGAAAagttatttaaatgatgatgTGAACAGACACAGTGCACTATTCAATACGTGTCACCATGTTAATCAATGTGCTACTGTAAGCTGTATGTGCACTGACGCCAAACTGACTGCGATCATTCTGCGAATAGATGATTCATGTTTTCGTAAAGAATATAGATAATTCTAGTTTAGGTGTATACACAGAAATAGGCCATTGTTATGAAGGTAGACAGTCCAGTCTAGGTCATTGTGTGATAGCATCAACAGGAGCAAGACATCCAGCGTGTCAGCCGTCGATCATCAGACCTTTAAAGACTCCGTCAGCCGTAGTGAAGCCGTGTTTgactgagaagaaaaaaaaactggagttCGAATTTCACCTTGCAGCTGTTTGTGTCTTAGACAAACAGCAGCGTCTTTTGTTCTCAATTCACAAAAGTAATATTCCATTCAGACCTGAGCTGATGCCAACTCATTAAATCCAGTCGTGTAGATATGTGCTGCTTTGGTGGGCCTCTCTTTTATGCTGTGTTCAAGAGGTgtcagtagaaaaaaaaaaaactcagagtttTAATTCAGCAGGAAGGCAGGCTTTCAAGTGCAAAATCATGCAAAAGCtatgaagtatttattttacagtccTTCAAATCCACTAGAGTCTCAGCAGACCAGTGCTTTGAAGCTCAGCACCCGGGATTAGGTTTTTGGGTGTGTCACATGTCATCGCCCCCTCTCATTAGTGCCTCCTGTTGCACATTTCTGCCTGACAAAAGTGCTTGTTTTGATCTCTAAAGAAAAGTCAGACATTTGAGGGGAACAAGCCTTTTTGCTTGCTTCTGAAGAGTTAGATGAGAAATTTGTGACCGCCCCTAAAGCTAGAGGTAGTAAAGACGCCTTAGCATTAAGACTAAAAGCTGGGGTAAACTGCAAGTCTGACTCCCTCCATAGATTAGAAATGCACCCAACTGCAGGCTAGTAGTATTATTTGAttctgcatatttacatttttccctgtaaaaaaaaaaaaaaacagcacagcatTGAGGACAGTGGGTATTGATTTGGGTTTATTGTATCCTACAGTGCTGAAGTGTGTTTTCTGCTCACATCTCCTgcttatttttatcttttttttgccGTCCAATATGTGAATGTTCTGATTGGAAATCTTGAAAATAGTTCTAAAAAAGGGGCGGGATGTTAAATTGGTTAGCACACACAGGAGGGGATGCTTAACTGCTAACTCGCTCACAGTCCGTAGTTTGCAGAATATAAAATTAGTGATTGCCCAAACAGTGCAGGATAAGTCATAATCATTTTAATGTCCCAATATGCTGTTAAAAACCACTTACAGGACAACTTTCTTGACATTGCCGAGCCAGATGCTTGAAATTAACCGGTGGCCAATGCAAGAAATATTTGATTAAACaatctaaacatctgttttgattttattgaaGCTTTAAAATGCTGAAATATTCACTTTGCACTGCGTCTGGCTAGCTGCTTCCAGCCTGGCAAAGCTTTGCTCTTCCTCCGCCGTGTCAAGCTCCACCTTTAACGCACGATTATGAGAGTGCTTTTACCTAAATATTATGAACAAGGGTTGTTGCTGAGATGTTAAACTTTATTCTAAGGCTGTCAAAACTCTATCCAGGATATTAATTTGCGTATAATAAATTGATAAAGAAcacttgatgaaaaaaatgccattgacTTCAGTTTTTACATGGGTGAGGTTATTTTTGAGATTCTAATATCAGCTGTAATGGAGCCTGTGAGGTTGAGTCTCAAACCTACAGCAGTTGTTCTACCTCTGACACAGAGGATTTCAAGTCTCTGGAGGCTTTTGACTTGAGACACCGGTAATCTGTTGTTTACAGTACGCTAAAGTTCACGTTGCAAGGGAACCCACTTCCTGTCACATTGCTTATATTCACCTTTCACCAGCatctcatgaaaaaaaaaaaaaaaaacaagttcacacACAAGTCAACAGCAAGAGATtatgcatttacatttttactttttcattcatGTGACCAGACTGACATTTTCCTTGAGCTGATTGGCTATTTAGGTGATCCACAGGATGTACTGTACAGTATTGCTGCTTTGTATTTGATAAGGAATGTATTCTTATACATTTGCACCATCCCTTTATTCTTAC contains:
- the rab42a gene encoding ras-related protein Rab-42a; this encodes MDILWQYQFRIILLGDSTVGKSSLLKRFTDGIYSDVADPTVGVDFYARSLDVEPGVKIKLQLWDTAGQERFRSITTSYYRNSVGGLLVFDLTNRKTFDHVKEWHKEVSEHILPHHMVYILIGHKSDLNKDRKVSRDEAEQLAAELGIRYVETSAKCNSNVDRAFELLTRDIYELMKMGEIVTRDGWDGVKSGLTAKVLYPEDEEELAAATAEKGCHC